The Arachis hypogaea cultivar Tifrunner chromosome 14, arahy.Tifrunner.gnm2.J5K5, whole genome shotgun sequence DNA window gatttttagtagattgggttcTGAATATATCTGAGGgtgtttagtatatttatagcATATAGGATAGCCACCTTTCAaagtagttccacctttaatggtggataACTATTTTCTTTTCCTAAGAAAGTTGTTGAGATCTCCCTTCTTGATGGATAGGAGATATCTTAAAAAGTAGTTACTTGATCAGATATGTAGGTTTTGGTACAACTGTTCATACACCCAACCTCTAAAAAGTCGGATAGGTACGAAGGAAGCCTGACCTCTTGAGTGAGCCTCTATTCTTTTTAAGCCTAACTTTATTTTTTGGATTAGGGTATGAACAATTATTATGGGGCAAAAACACATTACATTAaagacattatatatatatatatatattttttttttttctagaaacTCAATGAGCACAAATGATCTTAATGAGTAGGTTTGTGTGGGATGATATGTTGGTagattaattatatatgttgggtcttttttatttatttagttagattttcccTATATCTATCCTACTcttgataaaatgttgaaaagagTAAGTAGTTTTATTGGTGATTTTATTTTCCCCATTTTTGAGTCGAACTCGTTCTGAACCatctaaaaacaaaatatttaaatttttagacaATAAAATGACAATCCTACATATTTTTTCAATAACACTTTTGGTTAAGTCAGACCCGatgttgttaaaaaaaaattgaagttgtTTACACAGCATATCTCTTTAATTAAATACTGGTTTAAATTTCAGCCAATCTAGTTACCCTAAATTAATAATTACCTCTACGTCATGTACCCCCAAAACTTTTGTTTGTTATGGCTGGATTCATGGAATCAACCACATTCAAAATTCACCTCTTTCTCTGTATCTTATATATGTCATGTAATCCAGTGATAATGATTCTGTTTTTGTCTCTAAACTTTAAGCATCCAAATGTCAATTTGATTAAAAACAATgccattaattattaattattttgttcATTGTTTACTTGTTCCAACAACCATATAGCATGAAACATTGTTATATATGTTGGAAAACGCTCTGTTCATTTCTCAGCGAAGAAAAACTCCAACCACAACCCAACAAAACCGCTCTAACAAAGTGTGCAACAAGATAAAAGTTGCCCATTAACGTTTGACTTCACAAATTATCAATCATCTTTAATTTCTTCGTTCATTCATTGCCTTATTACCATTTTGCTATAATGCAAGCTATGTCTAGAGTTCAATCATAATTGGTCTGAATAGTAGTTCAATTACTTGGATTTCTTTTTAACTGAAGAGTTTCATTATTGTGTATGGAGGAAGAGGCACCACCATCTCTAAGTGTAAACTCTAGGAGGAGCAGGACTATGGTGCTCCCTGTGGAGATAGACCCACCTATGCCTTCAAAAGAAGCAGTTACAGTTGAAAACAAGGAAGTGAAGCATTTCATGAAATGGGTTTCTTGGTTGATACCAACCTTTGTCATTGCAAATGTGTTTGTGTTCATCATCACCATGTATGTCAACAATTGTCCCAAGAATTCATATTCCTGCATTGCCAGGTTCCTTGGCCGTTTCTGCTTTCAGTCCTTGGATGAGAATCCCCTTCTTGGGCCTTCCAGATTCACGTGAGCTTTCGGTCATGCTTCTTTGATTTGTTCTTTTGAATACTTGATCTGCTTTGAATTGAATTAAGAGAAAATACAGGAATCaacttttagttagttaatattaattaattttttctttttcaactctaaaatttctttcatttttcaaaatttagaatttagaattaacTCAATTAAGAGTTTATTATTTAGGgtcttgaatttgaatttgagataaatataataattttaaaaaaattaattaacgtTTATTGGAAAAAAATTGGCTCTCTAACACTTGTCTTAAATCAAATTATTGTTATTTGGgacattttaatttgttttgttttcacAATATTGTCATTCTTATTTGTTTTATACAAAATGTTTTATTGAATTATCAATTATAACCTTAAATTAATATCAAGTTAATGTAAATTACCATGATGTATTTTCCATATTTAagatgtttatttttaaaataagaatagtttgTAAATTTAACATGttttgattttagattttttaacatGTGTAATTAGATAAAATGACAGATAACTTGAGAATAGACTAATAAcatttagttttataaaattgtGTTTGGTAGTGTTTCAAAACATAAAATAGAGAGATATTGAAATGCTATTGGAAAAAATATGGGATAAATATtcagaaaagatataatttgtaTATTGTGACTAAACTACTAGTTGATTTTCAGGCTAGATAAAATGGGGGCTTTGGACGTGCAAAAAGTGGTTTACAGAAAGCAGGTTTGGCGCCTCATCACATGCATATGGTTACATGGAGGGGTGTTCCACTTATTGGCAAATATGTTTGGCATTATAATCATTGGAGTTCGGCTTGAGCAAGAGTTTGGGTTTGGTACGTGTGaataattaaaaatgaattaaaaaacaTATATGTATTGAGTGATTTGGTGGctgatatttttatttacataacATTTTTGAATCACCACAATATAATTTGATTAGTTAAGTAAAATGAACTTACTCAAGTTAGTGACTAACACTTTGTAAAGCTTTCTAAAAAAGTGCAAaagaacaaaatttttatttttgtatttggtaaataaaaacaattattatgtgtttatatttgtattttttaaaaaataaatgtatttttaaaagtatttaagatAAAACTTTTCAATATTAGATTatgtttatcaaaattaaaaagtctaaataactccatatattaattaatttttaaatttagctcATACAttttgatggtaatcagtggctaagagaatggaGTGTTGAATTTTAGCTCATTTTTTGCTGAATATTAATTTCTGTTTTTTCAAAGAAACTTCAAGAGATATTTCTGCTTTTGTCTTATAACAAGTCAAGAGACAtattctttttgtctcgtaacgggttaggagatatttttcatttttgtctccaacgcAACAGAAACAAAataggagtagaagagaaagagagaatcacacccaatatatcctggttcagctgctaagtgcaatgcaggctacattcagtctccatcacaacagtgacggaatttcactataatcatcaaattacaaacaccaattcttccTTAGGATCTACTCAATCCTATTTGGGACAAATCCATATTCTATCCCCAAATTTGAACTTGACTTGGACTCTTACCAAGCTTTCaaccgcaaagtgctaacccaacttgcaagaaaaTCCCACAGGAACATGAAACACAACAAACAAatgtacaaagaaactctgagacatctatggctttttctctaATATTGATCACtgtctttttcttacaaacctcaccatatttgccttttaccatgagactcagacaaacaatactaagaaaaagaaactaaaatGAAACTCATTGAAGGAGTAGAAGAACTCAGgaagcttgggtagctatgagaactttgTGCTTTCACTTTTTCTCCTTAATTCCAActcttggccgttcacccttaatatagaaggggaagcttccaaggttgaaaccagtTCAACCAACCCAGCAACATCTTATCCAACAAACAACCGCGGTTCGgacaaagagaagagagaggaaaaaCCAAAAACCAACATGCATATACCTCTCTCAACCCTTTTCATTAACCTTTTTCAATCTGAACCCTTGATCTTGACTTTGACTCCAAGAAAGAACTTCGACCCTTGATGAACCTGTGACCCAAGACAGCTTCTTGCTTTCCATATTTGCTTCTTCCTACGTGTAGCTCGGTGGCTACCTTCTTTCTTTGATGAACAAAAATGGAAATGAACTTTTGCAACTGAGATCTTCCTCTTTGATAGAGGCAGATACTTTCTTTTTTTGGTATGAAAAATCTTAAAGCTTTTCTTCAAATCTTGCCTTCAATGGCAAAAATCTTGCTAGGCCTTACTTCAGATCTTCCTTCTTCATAACCTTTTTTTCATAGGCTTCTCtgttattttactttttcttctgataacttcaatcttctttttcctcttatgGATGTGATCGAAAgacaagagagaggagagagaagagaaagaatggTGAAGCTTTTGGTGGAAGCTTTGAaggaaattaaactcaatttaatTTCTAGTTCCAATTACCAAGACATGAAGACTTTTGCAAATTGAACCCCTTTTCTTGTGATCACCGAATGAGTTTCTAAAGTTTTGGGccaatttgattttcttccttttaATTGTTCAGCCActgtttttcttctttcttcttatttGAATGAGTGATGTGATTGAagcaagagagaggagagagagaagagacaaAACTTTTAATGTAATATTAAACccaatttaattttgagtttcGATTACCTATGCATGCAAttaatcaatttgaattttgaattccatTCCACCATGTAGTAGGTAACCGTGGCTTACTTTGAGAACCTTTGGATTCCTTCTTTTGATCATTCAATATTGTTTAGTGGGCTTATGATATGGGTCTCTTTGGATCCTCTTTCTCTTTTAATATTCAGTCActtgaagtgatcaattattatTAGGCTAAATATATTTAGTAACCAAGCTAGGCTTTCATCACTTGGGCCAAGGaacaattttattttcttcctgCACACTAACAAATATATCAACCAAACAATTGGACgccaataataatttaattttctaatcaaTATTTAATAATGTTTAATCATCTAATTTGATacaagttttccaaactcaacacatttatatctattataataatatttttaaattttaaaatctattttactaAATGTAATTATATTATTGCTATttgtatttattgaaaattatttttaatttaatttattaaatataaatattataacttttaaaaaattatcttttataaattactttaaaaaactaaaaattttgccAAACTAAATCTAAGAGTAAGAAGGTTACACCtgcagttttaaaaaaaaatgtatctTATTCAGATGTCTATGACTTAATTAGAATGAATTGATAAACATGGTATTCTCTaggattatttttttaaataatttttgtatttcttttataAGAAGTGAAGTATTTAAGTAGGTTAAATATTGATATATTCTACTAAGATCAAGATATATTTTTAAACTccaaaaatactttaaaaaattaatatatcatcTATTAAAATAATTCTCATATTAGCGATAAAAATCAGACATCCTCATTTAAATATAAGACAATTTTTTACTAATTATGATATgcttagtaaaaattttaaataatgacATCCAAAATCTGATTTGAGCAGTGATATGTGTCATCAATGATCAAAATTCCATCAAAGATTATTTTGATTTCCTTTCTGATATAGAaggaattattatatttatttgacaGTTTTGCTCcaaactcatttctaatgctagcATGGTTGAATGTATCTGTATATTTGCAGTGCTCATTGGGTTGCTATATGTCATTTCTGGATTCGGGGGTAGTTTGGTCTCTTCACTTTTTATTCAACAAAACATTGCAGTTGGTGCTTCTGGTGCACTTTTTGGCTTGCTGGGTGGCATGCTCTCAGAACTCATTACTAATTGGTCTATATATGATAAGAAGGTGCttactatacatatatattatggAATGAAACACTTAAAATAAAATGTTTGGTCTCTAATATTATATGTTGGttcttaattaaatttgtttacatATGTCTTATGCAAATTGTTACAAGCCACAACGATTTAGCCATGAGAGTGCACATTATATAAATCATTGCACCAAAATAcgatatacaaaaatattaaaataatataatgtaGTAATGTACACGTTTATTACTAAATCATTGTAGTTTATAACAATTTACATAAAACATGTATGTAACCGAATTTAATTCAGAAtaaacatataatattaaaatccaaacattttATTTAGGTGTTTACCCTTTAAAATGaaaacaatttatttttctttcaaatatgtaccaattttttaaaattctattattttgtcaaaaaaatCAGGTGATATTTTCTTTTCCAGTAATTCCCAtgtaaaatgaaaataaacaGAGGAAAAGTGCGAAAAAATAGTAAATGAAAAATGAATATGAAAAGAGAAAAGTTGATGAGGATAACCGGATAAGTTTGAATACTTAAATTTTTCAATAACATTTTcagtttatataattaattaaatttggatCCTTATTTGATATGTGCAGATAGGAGCTGTGTTGACCCTTGTGTTTGTGATTGTTATAAATCTAGCAATGGGGCTTCTGCCACATGTGGACAATTTTGCTCATATTGGAGGCTTCCTTTCAGGGTTTCTTCTGGGATTCGTGTTCTTGATCCGCCCCCAATCGGCATGGGTTAAGCAACAATACGCTCTCTCATCGTCAGCAAATTCTCCGCTATCTATTAAAAAACCTAAATTCAAGAAATATCAATGCTGCTTGTGGGTTCTTTCCTTGCTCCTCCTAATTGTTGGGTAAGCTCAAGTATAATATAACATGTTTTAAGGATTTAAATGTTTAATTGAAATTCAACCAATCTtaaataaaatgtgataaaataaaaatatatatatataaaatatattttttaaactgatttttctaaaaaaaaaaaaaaaaacacaaccaATTCATTAGCTTTTTCGGTTTTTGACTGACTTTTCGTAATCCGTTTTTACATTAAATCAGATCAAACAATTGCTCAATACCTAATTAATCTAATCGAATGACCTAGTCTAGTTCATTAATTTTCCATatacgaatttttttttttttttttttggttttattttcCTATACTTGAGCTAGCAACATATGTTAACCTTGGTTGATTTTTCTATCTTAAGCCAGAATCTAAAAGCATGTTAAACCTACCAACATCTCATTTAAGGGAGCATTTGAAAAAAAGAgatgaaaatagaaaagtttcaaTCCCTAAACAAGAATTGAATGATGTCGTAGTTATCaagtatcactacaagaaaacaacTCTATTgccacgtttttaaagcgtgACGAAAAGTTGAAAAAAAGTGTGGCAATagttttttgccacgctttttgagctactgctacgcttttgaaagggttaCGTCTGAAAGagtggcggttgctctatcgccacgtttTTTGAGCCTATCACCACGCTTTTTACAAATTgccacttttaaaagcgtggatTTAAGTGGGAGATAtgaccacgcttttaaagcgtgaccGTATGTGGAGGATAAGGCCACGCTTTAGAAGCGTGGCAATAGATAAAGATATGGCTACGtttaaaaagcgtggcaatagacaaAGATATGGCCACGTAAAAGATGGTCAGTAACCTAATTATTCTTTTTAATCTTCATAAATAAAACCTTACATAAATTCgtagataattttataatttagtcaatgaccaataattttaaattaagtaATCCAACTTTT harbors:
- the LOC112743230 gene encoding RHOMBOID-like protein 2, which codes for MEEEAPPSLSVNSRRSRTMVLPVEIDPPMPSKEAVTVENKEVKHFMKWVSWLIPTFVIANVFVFIITMYVNNCPKNSYSCIARFLGRFCFQSLDENPLLGPSRFTLDKMGALDVQKVVYRKQVWRLITCIWLHGGVFHLLANMFGIIIIGVRLEQEFGFVLIGLLYVISGFGGSLVSSLFIQQNIAVGASGALFGLLGGMLSELITNWSIYDKKIGAVLTLVFVIVINLAMGLLPHVDNFAHIGGFLSGFLLGFVFLIRPQSAWVKQQYALSSSANSPLSIKKPKFKKYQCCLWVLSLLLLIVGFTLGLVALLRGVNVNDHCSWCKYLSCLPISKWHCDTQIKKAAFCTVEETGSELNMTCLTNGISKPFYLPDQTYDRIAELCKQICQ